In one Scyliorhinus canicula chromosome 3, sScyCan1.1, whole genome shotgun sequence genomic region, the following are encoded:
- the rhoh gene encoding rho-related GTP-binding protein RhoH has product MSSIKCVLVGDVKVGKTALLVRFTSETFPDMYKPTVYDNTGVDVFMDGTQISLGLWDTSGNDSFQGIRPLSYQQADVVLICYSVANPMSYLNVRNKWMAEVRSFLPKVPVLVVATQVDQRDIGTFRTITTVDGKRLARDIRARGYLECSAVTNRGVQEVFECGVRTAVRYIKKQSRKKIIDLNKCVIA; this is encoded by the coding sequence ATGAGCTCCATAAAATGTGTTCTTGTTGGTGATGTAAAGGTGGGGAAAACAGCATTACTGGTGAGGTTTACATCAGAGACTTTCCCAGATATGTACAAGCCCACTGTTTATGACAACACTGGAGTCGATGTGTTTATGGATGGAACTCAGATCAGCCTGGGACTCTGGGACACCTCAGGAAATGACTCATTTCAAGGAATTAGGCCACTTTCTTACCAACAGGCTGACGTGGTTTTAATTTGTTACTCTGTAGCGAACCCCATGTCTTACTTGAACGTGAGGAATAAATGGATGGCAGAAGTGAGAAGTTTTTTACCAAAGGTTCCAGTATTGGTTGTTGCTACGCAAGTAGACCAGCGTGACATTGGCACTTTTCGCACCATCACGACTGTCGATGGGAAGAGGCTGGCAAGAGATATCAGAGCACGAGGGTACTTGGAGTGCTCAGCAGTTACTAACAGAGGGGTGCAAGAAGTGTTTGAATGTGGAGTAAGGACTGCTGTCAGATACATAAAAAAACAAAGTAGAAAGAAGATCATAGACCTCAATAAATGTGTGATAGCCTGA